From a single Streptomyces rubradiris genomic region:
- a CDS encoding ABC transporter substrate-binding protein, with protein MRTRITLALAALLLLLTGCSPGAPADGPVTLRFQSLAWQPDSVAATKELVREWNATHPEIKVEYVQGSWDSVHDQLLTSFEGGEAPDVIHDASDDLADFAYGGYLADLSGLLPARLAADIPRGSWETATFGRGVYGVPFLQEPRVLIADADRLRAAKVRIPTAGHPWSWPEFRQVAKKLTGPGRYGVAWPLKDPVSATLNLSLSAGGRLFHRGADGKVTVRFEAGDAVVARTIHDQVTVDRSAPASTLGSGGADTLPGLFGGRYAMVPLGFSYRQQIVRQAPEGFHWQVLPAPAGADGLTQGVSPQTLSVSADCPHKKEAVAFIDFLLRPRNMVRLALGDWMLPTGTQALKDPALHTARHGWATGTALAARLRPAPAQFVRGYPEWKDKVATPAYQQYYSGASTLAGLRHRLERDGNLVLARYQR; from the coding sequence ATGCGGACCCGGATCACCCTGGCGCTCGCCGCGCTCCTGCTGCTCCTCACGGGCTGCTCCCCGGGCGCCCCCGCGGACGGCCCGGTCACCCTGCGCTTCCAGTCGCTGGCCTGGCAGCCGGACTCCGTCGCCGCCACCAAGGAGCTGGTGCGGGAGTGGAACGCCACCCACCCGGAGATCAAGGTCGAGTACGTCCAGGGCAGTTGGGACAGCGTGCACGACCAGCTGCTCACCTCCTTCGAGGGCGGCGAGGCACCGGACGTCATCCACGACGCCTCCGACGACCTCGCCGACTTCGCCTACGGCGGCTACCTCGCCGACCTGTCCGGCCTGCTGCCCGCCCGGCTCGCCGCCGACATCCCGCGCGGCAGCTGGGAGACGGCCACCTTCGGGCGCGGTGTCTACGGCGTGCCGTTCCTCCAGGAGCCCCGCGTGCTGATCGCCGACGCCGACCGGCTGCGCGCGGCCAAGGTGCGCATACCGACCGCCGGGCACCCCTGGAGCTGGCCGGAGTTCCGGCAGGTCGCCAAGAAGCTCACCGGGCCCGGCCGGTACGGCGTTGCCTGGCCGCTGAAGGATCCCGTGTCCGCCACGCTCAACCTGTCCCTGTCGGCGGGCGGACGGCTCTTCCACCGGGGTGCGGACGGCAAGGTCACCGTGCGGTTCGAGGCCGGGGACGCGGTCGTGGCGCGCACCATCCACGACCAGGTCACCGTCGACCGCAGTGCCCCCGCCTCGACCCTCGGCAGCGGCGGCGCGGACACCCTGCCCGGCCTCTTCGGCGGCCGGTACGCGATGGTCCCGCTGGGCTTCTCCTACCGCCAGCAGATCGTGCGGCAGGCCCCCGAGGGCTTCCACTGGCAGGTGCTGCCCGCCCCGGCCGGCGCCGACGGGCTCACCCAGGGCGTCAGCCCGCAGACCCTGTCCGTCTCCGCGGACTGCCCGCACAAGAAGGAGGCCGTCGCCTTCATCGACTTCCTGCTGCGGCCCCGGAACATGGTGCGCCTCGCCCTCGGGGACTGGATGCTGCCCACCGGCACCCAGGCCCTGAAGGACCCGGCCCTGCACACCGCGCGGCACGGCTGGGCCACCGGCACCGCCCTCGCGGCCCGGCTCCGCCCAGCACCCGCCCAGTTCGTGCGCGGCTACCCGGAATGGAAGGACAAGGTGGCCACCCCGGCGTACCAGCAGTACTACAGCGGCGCGAGCACCCTCGCCGGGCTGCGCCACCGCCTGGAGCGGGACGGCAACCTGGTACTGGCCCGCTACCAGCGCTGA
- a CDS encoding ABC transporter permease, protein MASTETTPVQDAGSVEAGLDALETTTTGRPPLRETLVNKILPPVIAIAVVLVVWYILYPVVDDPTKLPSPGAVGNAFRDAWLQGELLGYIWTSVSRGLLGFAFALVIGTPLGLLVARVKFVRAAIGPILSGLQSLPSVAWVPPAVIWLGLNNSMMYAVILLGAVPSIANGLVSGVDQVPPLFLRAGRTMGATGAKGVWYVTLPASLPGYVAGLKQGWAFSWRSLMAAEIIAQFPDLGVGLGQLLENGRTASDMAMVFEAILLILFVGIAIDLLIFSPLERRVLRSRGLLVKS, encoded by the coding sequence ATGGCCAGCACTGAGACGACACCGGTCCAGGACGCCGGGAGCGTCGAGGCCGGCCTGGACGCGCTGGAGACCACGACCACGGGCCGCCCCCCGCTGCGCGAGACCCTCGTCAACAAGATCCTGCCGCCGGTCATCGCCATCGCGGTGGTCCTGGTGGTCTGGTACATCCTGTACCCGGTCGTGGACGACCCGACGAAGCTGCCCTCCCCGGGCGCGGTGGGCAACGCGTTCCGGGACGCCTGGCTCCAGGGCGAGCTGCTCGGCTACATCTGGACCAGTGTCTCGCGCGGTCTGCTGGGCTTCGCGTTCGCGCTGGTCATCGGCACCCCGCTGGGTCTGCTGGTGGCCCGGGTGAAGTTCGTGCGCGCGGCCATCGGGCCGATCCTGTCCGGGCTCCAGTCGCTGCCGTCGGTGGCGTGGGTGCCGCCGGCGGTGATCTGGCTGGGCCTGAACAACTCGATGATGTACGCGGTGATCCTGCTCGGCGCCGTGCCGTCCATCGCCAACGGTCTGGTGTCCGGCGTCGACCAGGTGCCGCCGCTGTTCCTGCGCGCGGGCCGCACCATGGGCGCCACGGGCGCCAAGGGCGTCTGGTACGTGACCCTGCCGGCCTCGCTCCCCGGCTATGTGGCGGGTCTGAAGCAGGGCTGGGCGTTCTCCTGGCGTTCGCTGATGGCCGCGGAGATCATCGCGCAGTTCCCCGATCTCGGCGTGGGCCTCGGCCAGTTGCTGGAGAACGGCCGCACCGCCAGCGACATGGCGATGGTGTTCGAGGCGATCCTGCTGATCCTGTTCGTCGGCATCGCCATCGACCTGCTGATCTTCAGTCCGCTGGAGCGGCGGGTGCTGCGCAGCCGCGGCCTGCTGGTGAAGAGCTGA
- a CDS encoding carbohydrate ABC transporter permease → MRTARTPRTRRAARAGQYTALLGYLLFLAFPLLWLLSTALKSPRELGSPHPTWIPRHPTLASVRQAFAEQPLAPAALNSLLVALATAAVTVLIATPMAYVMARHRTRAARAATGWVVVSQAFPFVLLIIPLFLVLKRLRLIDSLTGLVLVYVVWSLPFALWMLAGHVRAVPAELEEAAAVDGAGRLRTLASVTAPLLAPGIAATALFAFVTAWNEFFFALVLLKSPRRQTLPVVLTHFIGAEGVADLGPLAAAAFLATLPSLVFFALVQRRITSGLLTGAVKN, encoded by the coding sequence ATGAGGACCGCGCGCACCCCGAGGACCCGCCGCGCCGCCCGCGCCGGCCAGTACACCGCCCTGCTGGGCTACCTGCTGTTCCTCGCCTTCCCGCTGCTGTGGCTGCTGTCCACCGCGCTGAAGTCCCCGCGCGAGCTGGGCAGCCCGCACCCCACCTGGATCCCGCGCCACCCCACCCTGGCGAGCGTCCGGCAGGCCTTCGCCGAGCAGCCGCTGGCGCCCGCCGCCCTCAACTCCCTGCTGGTGGCGCTCGCCACCGCCGCCGTCACGGTACTGATCGCCACCCCGATGGCCTACGTCATGGCCCGGCACCGCACCCGGGCGGCCCGGGCGGCCACGGGCTGGGTGGTGGTCAGCCAGGCGTTCCCCTTCGTCCTGCTGATCATCCCGCTGTTCCTGGTGCTCAAGCGGCTGCGGCTGATCGACTCCCTGACCGGACTGGTGCTGGTGTACGTGGTGTGGTCGCTGCCGTTCGCGCTGTGGATGCTCGCCGGCCACGTCCGCGCGGTCCCCGCCGAACTGGAGGAGGCGGCGGCCGTCGACGGCGCCGGACGGCTGAGAACGCTGGCGTCGGTGACGGCGCCGCTGCTCGCGCCGGGCATCGCGGCGACGGCCCTGTTCGCGTTCGTCACCGCGTGGAACGAGTTCTTCTTCGCGCTGGTGCTGCTCAAGAGCCCGCGGCGGCAGACGCTTCCCGTCGTCCTCACTCACTTCATCGGCGCGGAGGGCGTGGCCGACCTCGGCCCGCTGGCCGCCGCCGCGTTCCTGGCCACCCTGCCCTCCCTGGTCTTCTTCGCACTGGTCCAGCGGCGGATCACCAGCGGCCTGCTCACCGGGGCGGTGAAGAACTGA
- a CDS encoding sirohydrochlorin chelatase has protein sequence MRTRPVLLVIAHGSRDPRHAATVHALVERVRSLRPGLRVETGFLDFNVPTVHGVLESLAAEGVRDVVALPLLLTRAFHAKADIPAVLRDAPARLRIRQAEVLGPSPLLLSALERRLYEAGLTPADKSSTGVVLASAGSSDPEAIAVIADIAREWRHTGWCAVRPAFASASLPRTEDAVRELRRLGCARVAVAPYVLAPGFLPDRIARGAAEADVCAEVLGAAPEVARVLLERYDRARRPALTALGA, from the coding sequence ATGCGCACCAGGCCGGTTCTCCTCGTCATCGCCCACGGCAGCCGTGACCCGCGGCACGCGGCGACCGTGCACGCCCTCGTGGAGCGGGTGCGGTCGCTGCGGCCCGGGCTGCGCGTGGAGACCGGCTTCCTGGACTTCAACGTCCCGACGGTGCACGGGGTGCTCGAGTCGCTGGCCGCGGAGGGCGTCCGGGACGTGGTCGCCCTGCCGCTGCTGCTGACCCGGGCGTTCCACGCCAAGGCCGACATCCCGGCCGTGCTGCGGGACGCCCCGGCGCGGCTGCGGATCCGGCAGGCGGAGGTCCTCGGCCCGTCGCCGCTGCTGCTGTCCGCGCTGGAACGGCGGCTGTACGAGGCGGGGCTGACGCCCGCCGACAAGTCCTCGACCGGGGTCGTGCTGGCCTCGGCGGGGTCCTCCGACCCGGAGGCGATCGCAGTGATCGCTGACATCGCGCGGGAGTGGCGGCACACCGGTTGGTGCGCCGTGCGGCCTGCGTTCGCCTCCGCATCCCTTCCCCGTACCGAGGACGCGGTGCGGGAGCTGCGGCGGCTCGGCTGCGCGCGGGTCGCCGTGGCACCGTATGTGCTGGCCCCTGGCTTCCTGCCGGACCGGATCGCGCGCGGCGCGGCGGAGGCCGACGTGTGCGCCGAGGTGCTGGGCGCGGCACCGGAGGTCGCCCGCGTGCTGCTGGAGCGCTACGACCGGGCCCGGCGGCCGGCTCTGACGGCACTCGGCGCGTGA